The Leptospira neocaledonica genome contains a region encoding:
- a CDS encoding VOC family protein, whose protein sequence is MKLNPGIITNKLKETKEFYVNKLGFRIVFENDWYILLSTPNGKHEISFLLPDLPSQNSAFQKEYSGFGMYLTIETEDVDLLYSELKKKDLNILLDLKEEEWGDRHFAVSDPNGIGIDFVKYTAPVSA, encoded by the coding sequence ATGAAACTAAATCCAGGTATAATCACAAACAAATTGAAAGAGACCAAGGAATTTTATGTTAACAAACTAGGATTTCGGATCGTTTTCGAAAATGATTGGTATATTCTTCTTTCTACTCCCAACGGAAAACATGAAATTTCATTTTTACTTCCGGATCTTCCAAGCCAAAACTCCGCCTTCCAAAAAGAATATTCTGGATTTGGAATGTATCTCACGATTGAAACTGAAGATGTAGATCTTCTTTATTCCGAACTGAAAAAAAAGGATCTAAATATCCTTTTAGATTTAAAAGAAGAAGAATGGGGAGACAGACATTTTGCAGTCTCGGACCCGAACGGGATCGGAATAGATTTCGTGAAATATACTGCGCCGGTAAGCGCTTAG